The DNA segment CCGCTCATCCGCTCATGACCCGCCTGTTCCAGAACCTGCAGCGGGAGCATTCTGGCATCCGCCTCAACATCGTCGAGGCACAGGGTACCGAGCTCAACGCCATGCTTGATGGCGGCACCGTCGACATGGCAATCCTGTTCCGCTTCGACCGCCCGAGCAGCAGCGACGAGCGACTGCTGAGCGTCGCTCACACCTATTTGATCGCTGCTTCTGGCGACGCGCTCACGCGAGAGCCGACAGTGACGTTCTCACGCCTGTCAGGCCTGCGGCTGGTGCTGCCGCGACGTCCGAGCCACTGGCGCAACGCGCTCGACGAGGCAGCCCGCAGTCAAGGTTTCACGCTTGACCCGGTGGCCGAGGTCGACTCATTGACGATGCAGAAAGAACTGGTCGCCCACACCTCCGGGCTCTACTCGGTCATGGGCCCCTACTCGATTGCTGAGGAGCTCCGTCGAGGCCGGCTTCAAGCCAGCAAGCTGGTCAGCCCCGACCTCGTTCGACACGTGACACTGGCGTTTCCGAGGCAAGGCAAGTTGTCGCCCGCAAGTCGCATGACCGCCGAAACCATTCAACGTGTGGTGACTTCGTGGGGAAGTCGAATCACAGAACCTCCCGACGAGACAAAAGGCTCGCAAGCGGCTGTTTGAGTGCCATGAGCTGGGTCGACACAGCGATTTGACCAATTTGCCAGCGACAGCTGGCGCAAGCGACCCTTATTTCAAATGAGATGCATCCATTAATTCTATTGATAAATCACATAATCAACAAATCAGAAAATGGCTGATTTAATCGGATCCAGCACATCGGTGCGGCGGGCAGCACGCCCCTGTCGGCCCGCCGGTCTCGAAATCCGGGGCGACCGGTACGGACGCCCGGCCGCCATATCGATTGGTTGGACCGGATCAAGCCTTGAGCCCAAGCAGATCGTCGATCAATTTCTTCAGGCGACGCCCCTGCGAATCGCTCAGTGGCTCGACGAAGGTCAGGGTGGCCCTGCCCTTGCGGTCCCGCTCCAGCGAAGCGATGACGGCACCGGAAGCGTCCTTCCACTCCAGCGGCGTCCGGGTCCGT comes from the Comamonadaceae bacterium OTU4NAUVB1 genome and includes:
- a CDS encoding LysR family transcriptional regulator: MNTSTVRLFLEVFELGSLSKAAVRRQTVQSHVSRQISDFEADFGGPLFRRTGRGVVPTELGRRAEQRLRAWLAETDRLKQELREEAGQLLGEVRLGVIPSAAHPLMTRLFQNLQREHSGIRLNIVEAQGTELNAMLDGGTVDMAILFRFDRPSSSDERLLSVAHTYLIAASGDALTREPTVTFSRLSGLRLVLPRRPSHWRNALDEAARSQGFTLDPVAEVDSLTMQKELVAHTSGLYSVMGPYSIAEELRRGRLQASKLVSPDLVRHVTLAFPRQGKLSPASRMTAETIQRVVTSWGSRITEPPDETKGSQAAV